The Populus alba chromosome 4, ASM523922v2, whole genome shotgun sequence genome contains a region encoding:
- the LOC118030248 gene encoding E3 ubiquitin-protein ligase SINA-like 7: MRKFLLEDGEGSSYPRPKRQGPSSPSSPPPEFPMEEIAREEEDSDEEEEDDDDEDEDTSDESEEEDEEEVEEIVRPPPRPPQQQNNQMETVGLQLLQPRLYESPIFLEPTLVRPSRNGAIFVAISDPEVLDCPTCCETLTIPVFQCENGHVACSSCSKKLQHKCPSCAMPIGDNRCRAMEKVLESLKAQCSNWRYGCRENICFSKKYEHDKCCSHALCTCPLLGCNFQGSSEQLYLHCRRKHLGKLTSFQFNTSFPLFITVNDKFCILQEDKEGVLFILNNRSDTLGHVITVSCMGLSSSKPGYFYELMTRAEGSNIRFQSSTRNVQTRVDDPPSLGCLLVPNDFLGTYGQITLDVCIWRLGSYPAISSVRA, translated from the exons ATGAGAAAATTCTTACTTGAAGATGGAGAAGGTTCAAGCTATCCAAGGCCGAAAAGACAAGGACCCTCTTCTCCCTCCTCTCCTCCTCCTGAATTTCCTATGGAAGAAATTGCTCGTGAGGAAGAAGATtctgatgaagaagaagaagatgatgatgatgaagatgaagacaCAAGTGATGaaagtgaagaagaagatgaggaggAGGTGGAAGAAATAGTGAGACCACCACCACGACCAccacaacaacaaaataatcaGATGGAAACTGTGGGACTACAACTACTACAACCCAGATTATATGAGAGTCCAATCTTTCTAGAACCTACCCTCGTGAGGCCCAGCAGAAATGGAGCTATTTTTGTAGCTATATCAGACCCAGAAGTTCTTGATTGTCCCACCTGCTGTGAAACCTTGACCATTCCTGTTTTTCAG TGTGAGAATGGACATGTAGCTTGTTCTTCATGCAGCAAAAAACTCCAACATAAGTGTCCTTCTTGCGCTATGCCCATTGGTGATAACCGTTGTCGTGCCATGGAGAAGGTTCTTGAATCATTGAAAGCACAATGCTCCAATTGGAGGTATGGATGCAGAGAAAACATTTGTTTCAGTAAGAAGTACGAACATGACAAGTGTTGTAGCCATGCACTGTGCACATGCCCCCTGTTGGGTTGCAACTTCCAGGGCTCATCTGAGCAATTGTACCTACACTGTAGACGTAAACATTTAGGCAAGTTGACAAGTTTCCAATTCAATACCAGCTTCCCTCTTTTCATTACTGTCAATGACAAATTCTGTATTCTtcaagaagataaagaaggtGTTTTATTCATTCTGAATAATAGATCGGATACTCTTGGACATGTGATCACTGTTAGTTGTATGGGGCTTTCTTCATCAAAGCCAGGATACTTTTACGAACTTATGACAAGAGCAGAGGGAAGCAATATCAGATTCCAATCTTCCACAAGAAATGTCCAAACCAGAGTTGATGACCCTCCATCGCTGGGGTGCCTTCTAGTACCAAATGATTTCCTTGGTACTTATGGGCAGATAACCTTGGACGTCTGCATCTGGCGTCTTGGCTCATATCCTGCCATTAGCTCTGT AAGAGCATGA